In the genome of Passer domesticus isolate bPasDom1 chromosome 2, bPasDom1.hap1, whole genome shotgun sequence, the window TGCCTGCCTTGCATGTTGGCAGcaagcagaacaaaaaaaatctggccAGCAATGACTGAGGGCTGTGCTAGGGTTGGGCTTGAGGCCACCAGCTGTCCTAATAGGTGAAACTGCCTGTCCAAAATCTGACTGAAGAGGAAGTGGCAGATCTCAACTGATGTCTGACctcaagtggaaaaaaatgaaattcaaaGCTTCAATAAAAATGAGTGATTTTGTATTCTTTGCACTTatgaattttagatttttttatgtGAACACTAAGGCATCCTGTATTCTCTTTTTATTTGATTCTTAGAGGGatacaccttttaatttaaagttctccacagtatttgAGTGCATTTGAAAGTTTAGAATCTAATTTTTACTGGTCATTGAAAATGTGAATTATATTACATGTGAAATAATTACCTCCTTGGGGCTTACTCTATAGAACAGCAGTAAGGACTGAAGGGGAGAAGTACTAAGAATATGATGTTCCCAACATTATCTGTCTCTCCCCTGTCACATTTCTGTAAATCTGTGGCAGCAAGCAGTATTTACTAGATTCCCTACCCTCCTCCTTGGTATTTTTAAATGATGCTGAAGCTCCATAGGGCGAAGTGCTCCCCGTCTGTTTCACAAGAACAAAGACCAAAACAGATGGCTGGCACCTGCTGTTCCTCATTGACAGGCACAACCTGAAGTTACACACTGGCCATATGTTTATTATCCATATAAACAATTATCCTTTGTGCACAGACATGcctgatttattttaaactgtggAAGTAAATGCTCTGGTTCACTTCCTTcttgttctttattttccttgcaGATGTTATGTATAATGGAGAAATGAATGAAAAGATAAAGTTACTATATAAGCTGCATATCCCACCAGGTAAGAAATCTGAAAGGAAATTAATAACTCAGTTtcctaaaaaaaggaaatctgaAAGGAAATTAATAACTCAGTTTCCCTTGCATTTGGGAAAAAGCTGCTTAATGAAGATCCCCATCTTGCTTCCTTccagctgggagcacacaggATGTGCATTTGTAGTTATACTccctgcattttaaaaattactccaTTAATTACAAATGGAACCTTTTTGGATGAAATGTATAGATTGCAATGTCAAAGCTCACACATCTGTTGCATTCAGAGATCTTTTGCAGCCAATTATACGGTTACTTCCAGACAAAATACAAACGGAAGTAACATTTTTAATGGCATGTAGTCCGTGCACAGTAGAGATCTCCTTGTCTATCTTGATCCAGTTTTGATTAGGTGACAAAATTCTGTGGTACTTTCTCTGTGCaaagtttttaattaaatgtgCAGTTCTTGGCAAGTTTCCAAGTGCAGCACCAGTCTTACAGGAACATAATTTTACAGTATGATTTAATGAAGTACCTGAAAGCATTTGCAAAACATCTCTGCACAATTACTTCACTTTCTTCAAGTATgtaaattttagaaaaataaataaccaTCATGCTGAAGTCAAAGGTTTAAATTTGTCACATTTCTTGGATAGCTCTCACAGAAAATGAACGAGACAGCCAGTCACCATTAAAGAATCCTTTGCTGTCAACATCAAGACCACTGGTCATTGGAAAATCAAACGGTATGTCCAGAATGGTTCTCTCATGTGAGTGTATGAGATAACCAACTTTCCACTTTTGATCCCTACCATGTTATCTCTGCTCTCTGGGGtttattttgaaatgtaaatTTACTCCGACGACTTGAAAATGAATTATCCTTTTTATGTCTGCTCCAAAAAAGGTGATGCAGTAGATTACCAAAAGCAATTGAAGCAGATGTTGAAGGATCTTGCCAAAGAAAAGGATACTAAAACTGAAAAGGAACTGCCAAAAATGAGCCAGGTATGTACCTTAGAGGCTGTACTCTGTTTTTCAAGAAGTGTActcaaaatgaaattattgaaTTCAACTTCAGCCTGAACTTGGATTCAGTTCTTCAGGCATTGAGGATTGGGCTCCTCTGATCCAGGGAGCAGGTGCTTAAAAACTTTCACTTTCAAAAAACTACCTTCCTAGCAGttctctctgcccagaccagcTGGTGAATGGAATTTCAGACTCACCCTAACCTGCAGAGAATATGCAAGCAAACAGGCTTATGCAGGCTGGAAAAAGGCCTCCTCCTAAGCCAGAGAATTCCCAAGAATgcacatttttgttttgttttctcataCCTCCTCTGCACCACACCTGGACCTTGCCCTGTCTTAGCCAAACACTGACTGGAACTGCAGGAAGACAGCTGAAGGCTGTCACAGTCTTACCAGTGCCTTTCTGTGCTGGCATAAAGAAAGCTACTGGAGGGAAAAGGGCCCCatactaataaaacaaatgtACAGACATACAAAGAAAGATGGGACTGTCCCAGAATCCCTTCTGTGCTTGTGTTgctaaatgaaattttaaatggGTGGCATGTACCTAGCCTGTCAGCTCTGCATGATCTCATCAAGGCATCATTTCACTGAGGGCTCACAACTTCCCTAACAGGATATGTGGAGACATCCTCTCTAGCCTGATAGCCACCTGAAATGGGTGAGCAagggagagagacagaaaggagctgggcagggaagaTCTCTGAATTGTTCTAGAAGAGCTGGGAAAGAGGGGAGAGAAACAGAAGGGAAGTTTGCCTGCAGGCCTGTGGATGGCTACTTTGGTTGTAACCCACTCTGTGTAGCAGCCACCGATAAGGGATTTTCCCTTCCCTTGTCTCTCACTTGCCCATAGATCATCTGGCAGGTCCTGATTTCCTTCATCAGGGCACCAAAATACTTCACTGCCCTCATCCCCTTTTGATTTCAGCACAGGTTTTCCTAGCACCACTGGGGGTTGAAATCCTTTCTCTAACAGTTTTCTAAAAGCAGGCAGAAGTTATAAAAGGACATACAAATGTACACAGCATTCCACCTGCCTTGGCACTACCATGCTCCACCTGACTCCTGCAGTGATCCTTAGCGTGGCTGTTCAGGACTTTGATGCTGGTTTTTCATCCTTTACAGAAGGAGTTCATTCAGTTCTGCAAAACGTTGTATAGCATGTTTCATGAAGATCCAGAGGAGAACGATTTGTATCAAGCCATTGCCACTGTGACCACACTGTTACTTCAGATTGGAGAAGTAGGACAAAGGAGCATCAGCTTGGGGAGCGGGTCAGACGAGTTCACCGAGGACTTACAGCCCGAGGCCTCTGCTTCAGACCAGGATGCTGTTTTTACTGACACTGTGAAGACCCCTCACAAAGACTCTCAACCTTCACCTGTGACTGAAGGGGACTGGAGCGTCTCCTTTGAACACATTTTAGCCTCCCTCTTGACTGAACAATCATTAGTTAACTTCTTTGAAAAACCCGTAGAACTGAAACCAAAGCTTGAGAATGCAAAGCTGAGTCAATACAGTCTCAGAACAAATGGAATGAGCTGCCAGTCACGGAGTGAACATGCAAAACCAAGCATGCAGTAGCAGCAAACATATCAAAAATGAAATGCACTGAAATTATGCCAAAGGACATACTGTAAAAGGCTTGCTGTTGGCAGTGGACTTCTGGTATCCAATTTGTTGGGTCTGTGGTTTTCAGTTTAAGAGCTTTAAAAGCTAAAAGGGTGTGTAGGTTTGTTTTGTGCCATTGACTTATTATGTTCGTGTTTTGAATGTAAAAGGAAACATCTGTCTACAGTGTGAAAAACTGAAGCTGTCTTCTGCACTGGGAGAACAGAGGCTGGCTCCAGTTGTCTTTAAGCAGGGGTAAACTCCTCATCTGCTGTCCAGTTTGTTTTGGTTGCCTTTTTTTGCACTAATACTGAAAACTGTTTCAATGCTGGTAATTGAaactattttaatatatttgatTGTATTCCAATTTTTATGTCTTGCTGAAATGTTAAGTGTACATGGACTGTGCTTCTGATGTTGGTCTGTGAAAACATGCACTTTTCAATAAACCCTTTTTGTACAAGACTGGCATTGACAGTATTTACTTGTTTAGGGAAGCCAAGTGGTGCCTTTAGTCCCTACTGCTTTAAACAAATACCCTGAGGTAGCATGATCACAATTATTTCACTAATCAAAACCCTGTTTCTATGTTGTACACAGAGCTGCTTTGAGAAAAGCCTACTGAGTCTGTCTAAGAGGCCAGTGGGACACCTCACCCACAAGAGATTACATACATGAAATACTGATCTAGCAGTTTTGGttgagtttttgttttgtttttaaacaaactgaacttaacttaaaaaaaaactgtGTAAAGGCTCTTTAATACCcagcagaaaacaaacccaCCACAAGTCTGCCATCCACAAAGAACATGTGAATATCCTCCTTATTCAATTCATGTGTAACGGAAGTGTAGTGTATCTTTAAGAAAATTACACCTTTATGTTCAAATTCAAAGCAAGATACTTTAAAAGGCTGGTACCTCTTGAACTCAATGCTTCACAGTTGAGAACCTGAAAAGATTGGACAATAGAAAAACAActaaagaatatattttatatttttattgtaatGAAAATCCATTTAATTTTCATCCACATTGACTGTCTGTAGACCTGCAAAACAAAGACATTTTATCACCACCTGTTATGTATATGGAAGTCTTCCCAAGAAAGCACACCTGCATTTTCAAGGTCTGTTGATCTACTCCTGGAAGAGCAAACTCTATAGACCAGTATTTCTGCAAATGCTAGAACAAAAACTTAGTTGCATTTACAGAATTGATTTTTATCAAATGACAAGCAGAGGGGGCTTAACCTGCCTGAGCTTTTGACAGCAGAGGATGGGCTTAGTGACCACCCTAGTGACTATGGCCTGCGTTTTTCAATCTCAAAATTTACATGATCATTTCACTCCTTTTTGATTTGGAGCCCTGTTCTCTACAGCAAAGCCAGGTTAAGCCAGTGGTTTGACTCCTGCAGCGTGATTTTCATCTGAATTTTgcactgcaggaggagctgtccTGCTTTGCTTCTTGTTCAGAGATACTTGGCATGGGAGATGCGTGACCCTCCCTTACCTTTGAATGTTGTGACTGGTACATAGGTTACCAGAGTGTACAGCTTGTTGGGCGAATCCTCATCCTCATTGCGCTTTCTGGACAAACGCACACGGATACGGTAAGGAACGTTCCTAAAATGGAGATGGCAGATTAATTTGCAGTGAAGGATGTAGTGAAACCCATGAATTCATAGGAAAGTTCTTTCACAGCATCATACCAACAGCAAAATCTTGTACCTTAAGACTGTATGGTTTGCCTTAGaggagtttttgtttgttttgtttggttttattcaAATTAGCAGGTAAGATTTAACTGAGCTTTGAGTAAGATGAATTCATAATCCAGTAGGAGCATAAAGTCAGAAGTGCATCATCAGTCCACTACTGAGGAAATACACCTTGAAGATGATCATCAAGTGAACATGAtcagcaagcagctgttggTAACAAGCATTTCTTACTACAATATAAAATAGTGAGGAAAAACAATCTACCCTGAAAGTTCAAGGCCTCTGTGAAAAGTCAGAATATTGCCTATCTTTATGCCAGCTAGAAATTCTAGTGAGCATCAAGCCTGAACCAAGGTCTTACTTACGGGGCACAAAACTGTTCATCATTTCTTCCTCACAGAGCCCACGGAATCGTAAACTAAATTGTTTAATGGTTTTGTTCATAACAGGCAAATCACAGCTTAGTGCCCTCACCTAGTAATGCCCAACATATGCTGCTGAGGGGAGGCACAGAATTTTTTCTCCACACCATTTTTCATATAACCTGCCACCTCGAACTCAAAATTTTAGGAAACTCCTGCTCAGAGTACTATGTGAAGGAACttgctcctcctccctgctgctaGAACAGCCTTTTCAAGAACATACTTATTAGATCAGGTGGACACAGCATGTAGACACAGGAACTGGCTTTGCTTTATTCCCTTCCTGTCAAAGTCAAAAGCATTTTTCACTAGTTATGTAGATCACTGACTTATCATACCAGCCAACATGGTGATTTTAGCCTCTGCTGATCCTTCCAGAGGAAGATGCCTTACTTTGCATATATTATGTATTCTAACTGGTAAAAACTGCAGATTCACACTGAAGAAAGACAGATGTGTGACTCCTTACTCCACAGACTGCGCTTGTGCCAGTCAATATGAGAAAGCACACATAACCCCAGAGCTTTGTAGTCAGGCTGCTAACCAAGGCTTTCTCCTGCTTCCACTGCTACTTCTTCACTCCCTATGAACTGGGCAGTTTAACAGGGAGGACAGAGAATCCCTGCCACTAAGACCCAGTAACTCAAGTCTCATCCTCCACTCTGGTTTTCAAGGAAGGGCTGGCCACACGATGCCAGGCAAAGCATTCTATGTATGTCACAGACCAGACTCAGTGATCTAACTCCCAGAAGAGATGGTTTAAACCCATGTGCATCTCTCAAAGCATCAATCCAGATCAGTTAACCTTTTATTACAGTTTAAGAGGTCCCACTCCCCACAGGAGTTCTATTGGGCCATCTTTACATGTCATATCAGCTGCCTTTGTGATTTAACAGAAGTTGTAGATTTTGGTCCCCAAACTACTTACTTATTTGTACTTTCAAGaaaagattttcaaaaaaagcCCCATTGAAAATACACCtccttttgtgcagcatttGTTCAGCATGCTTCAAACCCCAATCCTGTTTAGACACACTGCACAAATCCCACTCACCCTGGGATTGTAGCTATCACTAAAAGGTCAGGTTTATAAAAACTATCTGCTGCAACAGGGATCAAGGTACTACAGTATTACAATACCCCaatcctttctcttccctgtccTCAACTCCCAAACCTgcactccttccttcctttaCTTTATTCTTATTAAAAGtagaagaaaattctttcaaTCCTAGAATTTACCAAAGCTTTGTTACAAATATACCAGGACAGCTGACCAGAACAGAGGTGACAGATTAGGTTGGTGTGCACACCACaagaaggaagcatttgcaaAGAAAACGCAAATACTGCAAGAAGTATACAATCTTTTCCTAATCCTTCCTCATGTCCTTCCTCACTCAGgtaaagaaaaccacaaaaacccacCTTATTCCTTTAGCCCAGACTGCTTTGTTCAGCCTGGTGTCAATGCGAACGTCAGGAGTACCCATCTCCTTCATGGCAAATTTACGGATCTCCTTGAGAGCGCGCGGTGCTCGCTTCTTGAAGCCCCTGGGACAAACACAAGAGCCATTTCTTTACCTTCAGGACACTGTCAGCACAAGACACTTGTTGCATGTGTTCTCCAAacataaaaccccccaaagCACTGTGCTTAacagcaaacagctgcaccaGCCTGACCAGACCTTCACTCTGCAGGCAGATGCTAACTTTAATAGAAACCACTTAGGTGGAATAACTTCAGTAAAATTTTGCAACCACAAGATCTCCTGGATCTTAAAGCCTTCATTTTAATAATGTCAACACGTTTGAATAACTCAGTAACACTGAAGAGATCACAGGTGTCACAGACACTCTGAATAAAACCCCTGTGAGCAAAGCAGTGCAACAATAGTAACATAAACGTGACAGAACTGTATCAGTATTGAAATAAACAGCAAAAGACCAAAACTGATGTTATTCTGAATATCAGCTTCTGCTGAACAGTACTTGATGGTTCCTTTCTTTCACACTATCAGGACTGCACCAACACCACCACCAGAACTGTTTTTCTCCCCAGTACAGCCTGTCCCACGCCCATCATGGCCAGATCCTGCAGGACTGGGCATCCACAGCAGAAGTAAGAGCTGCACCATGAGTGTGCTGCCGTATTTATTATGCCCACACTGTgacaggggctgtgccagcagtgcctcagGTCCCACAGTGGGCTCTATTTAGTTATATTATGTGCACACTGCTGTTGAGACTGTGTGCTAGAAATGGGAAGTGGTACTTGATCACAAGTGAGACAAGCACTAAATAAAAAGCATTGAAGTCTAGCATATCATGCCCAAAAAGAAAggtgggcagcaggatcatcaGCATTGAAACAGAAAGAAGGGCCAGTCAGCAGGCAAGGCCAGAACATTTTATTCCCATGTGAAAGAGTACCCACTGCCCTCCATTCCCAGCAACAGCTCTGCAATGCTCCACTGCCTCATTTCTCTCCTATTCCATGTCAGCCACTGCACCAGTTGTGTGGATTTGGATGGTGTCTTCCATGTGCTTGTAAGGCACACACAGAATGCAAGGGCACTGCAGCTTCCTCTGAAGCACTCCTCCActacagtttcatgaccttCAGCATCTGGTCAATTAAAAATCTACTCTTACCCACACACAACAAATATCTACTAACACAAATAATGT includes:
- the RPL31 gene encoding large ribosomal subunit protein eL31, with the protein product MAPAKKGGEKKKGRSAINEVVTREYTINIHKRIHGVGFKKRAPRALKEIRKFAMKEMGTPDVRIDTRLNKAVWAKGIRNVPYRIRVRLSRKRNEDEDSPNKLYTLVTYVPVTTFKGLQTVNVDEN